The Ralstonia sp. RRA DNA segment CACCGTCTGCTGCACGTTCACGCTAAAGCCGCCGGCTTTGCCCACGGCGGTGACGGTGTCGACCATCATCCCCTGGATGGAATTCGTCTTCACATCCAGAAAGGTGAACGGCACGCCCGTGGCCGTGGCGCCCACGTTGTAGGTGTGTGCGCTACTACCTTGCGCCCAGGCGAACGATGCGGTGCCGAGCATGCACAGAACGAGTGCGGCGCGACGGAAAGTGGTGACAACAGACATGGCAACCCTCCAAGCAACGAAAAGAAGACGCACCCCGAACGTGAATCGACGGGGTCCGGTTCAGCCTTATGCAATGCGTGTGCCAATATTCGAGCGTGTTGCATCGACCTATAATTATGGAAAACCACTAGTCGACGCACATGAATCGATATGCGATTCTTTAGGCGTTCCAAGCTCGCTAGCAAGCCACTCAGGCGCCACTTCCATGACTGACACCGACGACGCGCCCAACCTGCTGTTCAACCAGTCGCTGGAGAAAGGGCTGGCCGTGCTGGGCGCCTTCAACGCGCAGCGCCGCACCATGACGATTGCCGAAGTGGCCGCCGCTGTGGGCATCAATAAAAGCTCGGCGCAGCGCATGGTCTACACGCTGGAGCAGCTCGGCTACCTGCGCAAGCACCCGCAGACGCGCCGCTACCAGCTCACCCCGGCGGTCATGAAGATCGGCTTCAACTACCTGGCCGCCGACACGCTCATCGACGTGGCCAACCCGTTCCTCTCCGAACTGACCAAGGTGACCACGGAAACCTCCTGCCTGACCGAGCCTGATCAGGACGAGATGGTGTACGTGGCCCGCTTCGTGAGCGCGCATTTCGTGCCGGTGCACATGCCCATCGGCAGCCGCATCCCGATGTACTGCACGGCATCGGGCCGCGCCTACCTGGCCGCATTGCCCGTGCCCGAGGCACAGGCCATTGTCGAGAAATCGCACCGCGTTGCGCACACCATGCACACTCGCACCGAGGTGGCCGACATCATGGAAACGCTGCGCGAAACCCGCCAGCGCGGCTACGCCATCAACCGCGAAGAACTGTTCCTCGGCGACATGACCATCGCCGCGCCCATCGTGAGCGGCAACGGGCGGGCGCTGGGGGCGATTCACCTCGTCGCGCCCACCGGGCGTTGGACGCCGGAGGAGATGGAAAACAAGCTGGGGCCGGCGCTGCTGCAATCGGCGCGGGCGATCTGCACGTCGGTGCGAGCGCTGGGGTAAGGCAGCGCCGCGCAAAGCCCGGCACAATGCACGCACCCTTGGCCGTTTCGAACACCACAATGACCCTCCCGCTGCTCAACGACTTCCCCCTGCAGGCCACCGACAAGCTCCGCTACGGCGACACCGACCGCCAGGGCCACATCAACAACGCCGTCTTCGCCACCTACCTGGAAACCGGCCGCGTTGAACTGCTCTTCAACCCGGACAACCCGCTGGCCGCACCCGGCTGCGAGTTCGTCATCGCCCAGCTTGTGCTCGACTTCCGCAACGAGATCCTCTGGCCTGGCTCGGTGCAGATCGGTACGCGCGTCGCGCACATCGGGCGCAGCTCGGTCAAGCTTGAGCAGGCCATCTTCCAGAACGGCCGCTGCGCTGCGACCTCGCAGTCGGTGATCGTGCAGATCGACGTCGCCACGCGCCAATCGGCAGCGATTACCGATAGCGCACGGGCACGACTGGCCGCCCTGGTTGTGACCCCGGCCGGCGCGGAAACCGAGTAAGCGAACGCGCGCTGCGTGACGCCCGGTCGACGCAAACGACAGCGCGCGAAAATTTTTAACTTTGTTTGCGCTTCTGTCACTTGCCGGTGGGAAGATGGCTCTCCCTGTTCAAACATGCGGAGGTGACCATGGGACTGTTGGATGAAGTGGGCAAGATCGCCGGCGCCGTCGCCGCCGTTGAAGCCGCTGAAAAAGTCGATCCGGATGCTGGTCTGTTGACCAAGGGCATCGCCGCCATTGCCGGCTTCAAGGGCGCGGGCGCACTGGAAGAGATGGTGGAGAAGAAAGACGAAGCCAAGGCCGACGGTGCCGAGGCTGCTCCGGAAGATGGGGCTGCGCCGCAGGCTTGATTCGCTTGCAGGCTCGAAAGGATTTGGGGGACCCCGCCGGTTGGCGGGGTTTTTGTTTGTGTGGAGACGCTGATCAGGAGAACACTGCCAGCCCGTGCTTCTGCACAAGCTGCAGCAGGCGCGCCGCGATACCACTGGGTTTCTTGTCACCCTGCTCCCACTGCCGCACCGTCGACGTTGTGGTGTTGAGATAGGCAGCAAACACACTCTGGCTGACGTTGACCGATTTGCGGATACGCGCGATTGCCTGTGCATCGAACTCAGGCACGGGCTCGAGACAGAGTTCGTCGTACTCGCGCATGGTTGTCTTGTCGATGAGCTTGGCGCGATGCAGACCGGACGCGGCGCTGTGGATGGCTGCGGCGGCATCGCTCTTGAAACGTGTCTTAGTCATGGCAAATCTCCACCAACTCTTTTAGCGCGATCAACGAGTCCACTTCTGCATCGCGAAGCCCACCAAAATCAGCGGCCAGCTTCCGGAATGCCTTCAGTTCCCGGCCATCGATGTTGTCGCGGTCACTCTTGGCGAACAGGAAGACAAAGAACCAGGAATGGCCGATCTTGTTGACGACGATGCCGCGTCTGCGGTTTTGGTCCAGGCGCTTCTTCCAGACGTTGCCGCCCAGGTCGTCCCCCATGCCTTGCATCAACTGCTTTGCCGCGCGACACAGGTCGATGTCATGGATACCAGCGGTTTTCGCTGCTTTGCTAAACCACTTCGTTTTGAATACACGCTGTACGGATGGCGTCATGGTGCGGCTCATTAACTATACCACTTGGTGGTATAGGTTGAGTTGACCCACTAAGGGGACGGAGACCGCAACTTAGCCAATGGCATTGGCTATCACTATCGGAATTGGCCGCAAACTTCTGCGCGGGACTTCTGCGTCGAAGCCGAGCCCCTATGGAACCAGAAGGACGTATCCCAGAGACGGGCGGGGATGCCGGTAACAAGCCACCAGCCAAAACGACTACCCAAGAACGCCATGCAGTGCCCTGTGGCATCCTGAGCCCCGCAGATTTCTGACGCAGTCCAACGGGAGCTGTCTTGAAGATCGACCACATCGCCTTCGCAGCGCAATCTCTCGACCAGGCGCACGCGTATGCCTTGCAGAGGTTCGGCGTGAAGCTGCCAGCCGGAGGCAAGCATCCCTTGATGGGAACGCACAACCTGGTGACGCGGATTGCGCCGGGCATCTTCCTCGAATTCATTGCCATTGACCCGGAAGCACCCGCGCCAAACCGGACCCGCTGGTTTGCGCTGGACCGCCTCATGCAGGAAGGCAAGCTGGAAGACGCGCCCCTGTTGTTTGGCTGGGTTGCCAGCCTTCCCGGTTTGGCACGCAACGCGATCGAGTCACCGCAACATGAGCTGCTTGAGGTGTCTCGCGGTGGTCTGCGATGGCACTTCTTCCACCGCAAGGATGGTGAGGCGGAAGCCGGTGGATGCCTGCCGGCCATGATCGACTGGGCCGGAGGTAATAGCCCCGTCGACAACATGCAGGATGTCGGCCTCCACCTGAACCAATTCCAACTCGCCCATCCGGAGATGGCCGCCATTCGCGCAAAGCTGGATGGATTGGGCTGGGATGCAGCCTGCCCGGAGAATCGGTATGTCGCATTTGCCGATGCGGCGCAGCCTGCATTGACGCTCGTGCTCGACACGCCGAATGGGCGCGTGCAGATCGAGGGCGGCGGCGTGTAACTGCTGGCCGATCAGGCCGCGCGATCCCAACCGGTTCCGATCACGCGCCGCTCTCCGACCCGGTGCCGCGTAGAGAACCCTTCACGAATACATTGCCCCAGCGCCTGCGCCGCTGCACTCGCGCCCTGAGCGGGCAATAGCAGGCTGATTGCAAACATCGGCAGTTCGGGCAGGCCGGCTTCGGGCCCGATGATGTCCAGATCCGCTGGCACCGTTGGCGTGAGCCACGCCGTGACAGCCAACCCGGTACGCACTGTCGCGGTGGTCGCTTCGATATTGCCGCTCTCAAACACCGTGCGCCATTCAATGCCGTGCTCGCCCAGCACCTTGAGCACACGGGCGCGGAAGGCGCAGCTCTCATCCACCATCGACAGGGGCAGTGGCCGCTTCGCATGCACGTTGCCGCCGCGTGCGCCCACCCATACCAGGCGCTCCACGCACAGGCATTCACCGGTGGCTTCGTCCACCGGGGCTTCGACCACCGCGACGTCCAGTTCGCCGCGCGCGATGCCCTCGGCCAGCTCGGGTGATGTGCCACACACGATGGTCAGCTCCACCGACGGCCACGCCTCGGTAAACGCCTTGAAGATGGGCGGCAAGATCGTGCCGACCAGGTCATACGGCACGCCCAGGCGCACCGGACCCTGCAACGGGCGTGCGGCCATGTCGGCCCAGACTTCATCGTTGAGCGCGAGCAGGCGCTTGGCGCGGCCGAGGAAGCGCTCACCCGCGTGAGTGAGTTCAAGCCGTCGGCCGTCGCGCTCGAACAGGCGGCATTCGAAGGCGTCTTCGAGCCGCTTGATCTGCTGGCTGACGGCGCCCTGCGTGAGGTGCAGCGCATTGGCCGCCACCGTCATGCTGGCGTTTTCCGCCACGGCAACGAAGGTGCGGACGAGGGTGATGTCGAGGTTCTTGGCCATCGATGCATTCTAGGTGCTAATGCATGACATCAAAAACCTTCGATTTGCTAATGGTTTGCGGCGCTCTACAGTGGGGCGTCCATCACGCGCCCCGGGTGCCTTCATGCCAGCCGACCTGCTTCCCTCTATTGCGCCGCTCGTGCTGTTTGCCGTGGTGTCGACGGTGTCACCGGGCGGTGCCACCACGCTGGCGACGGCATCAGGCTCGCAGTTCGGGTTTCGGCGCTCGATTCCGTTGATGGTGGGGATTGCCGTGGGGCTGGCCTCGCTGGCGGCGGGTGCTTCGGCGGGCTTGGCCGGATTGCTGCTGGCCGCGCCAGGGCTGCTGCTGGTGATGAAGGCAGCGGGTTCCGCCTACCTGCTCTGGCTCGCGTGGAAGGTGGCGCGTAGCGGGCCGCCCAACCTGAACGCCAACGCCACCGTGCCCACCACGCTGCTCGGCGGTGCGTGCCTGCTGTGGCTGAACCCGAAGGGCTGGGCGATGGCGCTGGGCGCGGCGGCCTCGTTTGCGATGCTGGCGAACGGCCCGCTAAAACTGGCGATGCTGTTGGGCGCGACCTTCGGGCTGGCGGCACTCGCATCGCTGTCGCTGTGGTGCGCGGCGGGCATTGTGCTGGCGCGGCTGCTAAAGACGCCGCGCCAGTGGCGTGTGCTCAATGCGGTGTTGGGCGTGCTGCTGGCCACCTCCATCGCGCCGATGTGGATGTCCTGATCAGCGCATCAGCAGCTTCATCATCGAGTCGAACGTCTTGCCGTACGGCGCGCGGAACATGCCCAGCCCGTTGAGCTTCGCTTGCTTGAACACCGGCTTCATCTTCGAGAACCGCTCGAACCCGTGGATGCCGTGATACGCGCCCATGCCGCTGGCGCCCACGCCGCCAAACGGCAAGTCGTCCTGCGCCACGTGCAACAGCGTCTCATTGATGCACACGCCGCCGGCAATGGTGCTGGCCATCACGCGGTCAACGGTGCTGCCGTTGCGCTCGAACAGGTACAGCGCCAGCGGACGCGGGCGGGCGTTGATGTAGTCGATCGCTTCACCCAGCGTGCGGTACGGCACCAGCGGCAGCAGCGGGCCGAAGATCTCTTCCTGCATGACGCGCATCGCGTCGGTGCCGCCGGTGATGAGCGCAGGCGGGAATTGCCGCGTGTCTGCGCTGGGCGCGGTATTGGTGAGCGGCAGTACCTGGGCGCCCTGCTCGCGCGCCTCGTCGGCCAGGCTGGTCATGCGCTGGAAGTGGCGCGGGCTGATGATCGTCGTGTAGTCGCGGTTGCTCGCCATGTTGGGGTACATCTTGCCGACCAGCTTGCGTGCAGCTTCGATAAAGCGTTGCTCGGTGCCGGCGGGCAGCAGCACGTAGTCGGGTGCCACGCAGGTCTGCCCCGCATTGAGCAGCTTGCCGACCAGCGTGCGTTCCACCGCGCGATCAAAGTCCGCATCGGGCCCGATGATGGTGGGCGACTTGCCGCCCAGTTCCAGCGTCACCGGCGTGAGGTTGTCTGCCGCCGCACGCATGACGTGGTGGCCAACGTTGGTCGAGCCCGTAAACAACAGATGGTCGAACGGCAGCCGCGAGAACGCCTCGGCCACGGCGGCATCGCCATTGATGACGCGCACTTCATCGGCGGCAAAGTGGCGCTCGACCAGATCGGCAAACAGCGCGGAGAAGCGCGGCGTGTATTCCGAGAGCTTCACCATCGCCCGGTTGCCCGCGGTGAGTGCAGAGACGAGCGGCCCGATGGTCAGATAGATCGGGTAGTTCCACGGCACGACGATGCCCGCCACGCCCAGCGGCTGCGGAATCAGCCGCGTGCTGGCGGGCCGGAACCACAGGCTCACGCCGCGCCGCTGCACGCGCATCCAGCGCTTGCCATGCGACAGCGCGTGCTTGATGCCGTCCACGCTCGGGAAGATTTCCAGCAACTCGGTTTCCTGCCGCGAGCGGTTGCCGAAGTCTGCGCTGACGGCCTGGACGATGGCATCACGGTTGTCCATGACGAGGCGCTTGAGGCGCTCCAGCCGGTCGCGGCGCACGGGCCACGCGGGCAGCATGTCGGTCTGGTGGGCGGCGCGCATGGCCTCAAAGGTTTGCTGCATGCGCAGCAGGTGCGGGGCGGGCAGGTCGGCAGGTTGCATGGTGATGCTCCTGGCAAGGGTGGGTGCAATTGCAAAGGAGTATGGTCGCCCGGGTCGCCTTGCGAAGCCCTGATACGGCCGCACCGTGTGCGGCATGGCGCCCTCGCAGTCGCCAGGGCAGCCGCACATCGGCCGTGGAATATCGCGATGCAGCATGCCGCATTGCCAAGTGCGGCAGGCCTGTCGGCCCAGTCGCTGTCGATTTTGCTGCGTGACATCGAACGATGCCTCTAATGCGGGTTAGCCCGACCGTTTGAAACAACCCGTGGCGCCTAGGATGTGAGTTCGTGACCGGCAGCCAGCCGGCGGCGGCGCTCGCCCAATAAAAAACACATCCGGAGACACCCATGGCCAACGATTCGCTCACCTTCGACTACGTCATCGTCGGCGCCGGCTCGGCCGGTTGCGCGCTGGCTGCTCGCCTGACAGAAGACCCGGATGTGACGGTTGCCCTGCTCGAAGCCGGGCCGCATGACCACCACTTCTCGGTGTGGGTGCCGGCGGGGTGTGCCGCATCGCTGCCGTTCAAGAACAAGCGCAACTACGGGTTTGAGACCGTGCCCCAGCCCGGCCTGGGCGGGCGCCAGGGCTACCAGCCGCGTGGGCGCGGGCTGGGCGGCAGCTCGTCGCTCAACGCGATGATCTACATCCGCGGCACGCACAACGACTACGACCACTGGGCCGCGCTCGGCTGCACCGGCTGGGGCTGGAACGACGTGCTGCCCTACTTCAAACGTTCGGAAGGCAACGAACGCTTTGCCGGCCGCGATGACGACGCACTGCACGGCGGCACCGGCCCGCTGCACGTGAGCGACCTGCGCACCGGCAACCCGATCGCCCGCCGCTTTGTCGATGCCGCCGCCGCCGCCGGCTACCGCTGCAACGACGATTTCAACGGCCCCGACCAGGAAGGCGTAGGCCCGTACCAAGTCACGCAATACAACGGCGAGCGCTGGAACGCTGCACGCGCCTATCTGCACGGTGGCGACAAGACGGACACCACCTACAACCGTGGCCGCCGCCAATTGACGGTGCTGCCCGACACGCAGGCGCTGCGCATCGTGTTCGAAGGCAAGCGCGCGACGGGCGTGGTGGTGGATCGCGGTGGCCGCACCGAGACCCTGCAGGCGCGGCGCGAGGTGATCGTGTCTTCTGGCGCGTTCGGCTCGCCGCAGTTGCTGATGGCCTCGGGCGTGGGCCCGGCCGAGCACCTGCGCTCACTCGGCATCCCGGTCGTGCAGGACCTGCCCGGTGTCGGCCAGAACCTGCAAGACCACCTCGACATCATCCTGCACAAGAAGACCTTCAACCTGGACTTGATCGGCTATTCACTGCGCGGCAGCGTGCACATGCTGGGCGAGATCCTGCGCTATCGCCGCGAGCGGCGCGGCATGATCGCCACCAATTTTGCCGAGGCCGGCGGCTTCATCAAGAGCCGCCCCGATCTGGCCGAACCCGATTTGCAACTGCACTTCGTGGTCGCCATGGCCGACAACCACAACCGCACGTTCAACTACGGCCACGGCTATTCATGCCACGTGTGCGTGCTGCGCCCGAAGAGCCGCGGCGAGGTGCGCCTGGCGACAACCGATACGCGCGATGCACCGCTCATCGATCCGAAGTTCCTGTCCGACCCGGACGACATGAACGGCATGCTGGCAGGCTTCCGCGCGGTGAAGCGCATCTTCGCGCAGCAGCCGCTGGCCGAGCTGGGCGGGCGTGAACTGTATTCGAGTGGGATTCGAGGAGATGGCTCCGACGACGAAGCCGTGCGCGCACTGATCCGCCAGCACGCAGACACCATCTATCACCCGGTAGGCACCTGCAAGATGGGCAGCGCCGACGATGCGATGGCCGTGGTGGATCCGGAACTGCGTGTGCGTGGCGTGAGCGGCCTGCGCGTCGTCGACGGCTCGGTCATGCCCACGCTGATTGGTGGTAACACCAACGCCCCGATCATCATGATTGCCGAGCGTGCGGCGGACTTGATCCGCCAGGGCGGACGCCCGACGCTGAATGTAGCGGCAGGGACTTCTGCGCAAACCACGGCGGCCGCGGTGCACTAAGCAACAGAACATGCCTTGGCGCTAACTCACGCACACCGTTGGTGTGGCCGTACCTTGCCCTAGATGGCGCCTTGAATTTCTGTTGCAGGGAGGAAAAAGAAGGGAGGCTGTCTGAGCGCAGCGAGTTTGCCTCCCTTCCCTCCCTGCGACAGAAATTCAAGGAGGGGGTCGCCATCTCGGGCGCGCCTTTCTTTGCTTACTTTCTTTGGCAAGACAAAGAAAGTGAGTCAGCCCCGGCAGGGGATGAAACAAGGATGAACCAACAACATCCATCCCCGCTCGGATCAGTTACCAGCGCTATCAGTCGGCGTATTGAACGAGTCCCGCAGCAAATAGCTCATCGGCACTTCCAGATTCACGCCATTCGGCGGAATCGGCTGCTGAAACCACTTCTTGTAAAGCTTCGGCACCTCGCCATCCACGATCAGCCGCGTCATCGACTGGTCGATCATCTTCTTGAACTCCGGATCCTGCTTGCTGAGCATGATCGCGTACGACGACACCAGCTGCGTCTTGCCGGCCACCGTGAAGTCCGCCGGGTTCTTGGCCGTGGCACGCATGCCCGAGAGCAGGATGTCATCACCCGCAAACGCATTGGCACGGCCATCAGCCAGCATGGCGAAGGCGCTACGCAGATCGTTGGCATCCACCACCCGCATCGTCATGCCGCTCTCATTGAGCTTGCGTGCCAGCTCCGCATTGGTCGACCCACGCGCCGCCACCACCGTCTTGCCGTTCAGGTCTTCCCACTGCTGAATGCCCGAGTTCGCCTTGACCAGCATGCGCCCCTTGGTGATGTAGTGCGGAATGGTGAAGGCCACCTTCTCGCGGCGATCCGGCGAGTTGTTGGTCGAGCCGCATTCCATGTCGGCCTTGCCCGAGGTGATCACGTCCATACGGGTGGCGGCCGTCACCGGCATGTACTGCACCTTCAGGTCCGGGCGCTTGAGCGACGTGCGCAGCGAATCGATCAGCCGCGAGCAGATGTCGATCGTGTAGCCGACCGGCTTGGTGCCGTCGAGGTACGAGAACGGGATGGAGTCTTCACGGTAGGCCACGCGCACCGTGCCGGAATCGCGGATGCGATCGAGCGTTGGGGTGGAAGCCACTGCGTTGGAAGCGGAAACAGCAAAGAACGCCGCAGGAACGGCAAGCGCGGCCAGCAGCCACGTGCGCGCAGGGAACAGCATCGTCAAAGGTCCTAGGAGAGAGTTAGGGCTCTAATGGCACGACTTGCTGCGCCGTTGCCCTGTCGGCGCTGCAATCTTCGCAATCGTTTGCCCAGCAGGGCCGAGCCGATTGCGCAGAACCGGCTTGCGCGCCGTCACTCCCCCGGGGAATGCCAAAACGTGAAGCAATGTCACGCGCCGCCATGGGCGCGCATTATGGCCTGATTGCGGGTATACCCTCAAGCACCTTCGCGGTGCATGGATCCCGGGTGTTGCGTCAGTCCGCCACCTTGTCAGTCGGGAACTTGAACGAGTCGCGCAGCAGGAAGCTCATCGGGATGTCCAGATGCACGCCGTTGGGCGGAATGGGCTGCTGGAACCACTTCTTGTAGAGCTTTTCTGCTTCGCCATCGAGGATCGTGCGCGACATCGCCAGGTCGATCACCTTCTTGAACTCGGCATCGTCCTTGCCCAGCATGATCGCGTACGGCGCCACCGCCAAGTTGGAGCCGACCACCGCATAGTCCGCCGGGTTGGGCGAGGTGGCCCGAAAGCCATAGAGCAGCACGTCGTCCATCGCAAAGGCGTCAGCCTTGCCAGCCGCCACCATGCCGAAGGCCTCGGCGTGGTCCTTGGCCTCGATCAGGTTGACCTTGAGCACGCGCGCATCGGCCATCGCACGGATCTGCCCGCCGTTGGTGCTGCCACGTGTGGACACCACCGTCTTGTTGTTGAGGTCTTCCCAACGGTGGATGCCCGCGCTGGTCTTCACCAGCATGCGGCTACTGGCAATGTAATGCGGGATAGTGAACGCTACCTTTTCACGCCGCTCGCGCGTGTTGTTGGTGGAGCCGCATTCCAGATCCGCCTTGCCTTCGGTGACGGCGGCGATGCGTGTGGCGGGCGTCACGGCCACGTATTCCACCTTCAGCGCCTTCAGGTCGGGCCGCTTGACCGCCACCTTGATCGCGTCGACCAGCCGTGCGCACAGGTCGATCGAGTACCCCACCGGTTTGCCGGCATCGAGGTAGGAGAACGGCACGGAGTTCTCGCGATAGGCCAGCCGGACGGTGCCGGTGTCGCGGATGCGGTCGAGTACGGGGGATGCAGCCAACGCCTGGAAAGCGCACAACGCCAGGCCGGCCGCGAGCAAGGCGCGGGTCGGGTGCGGCACGGGGGATGTCTCCTGTTTGTTCTTTTTATGCCGGGCGTGGGCGCGCGGCCCAGCTACCCTAGGCGATGCGGACTTTCATCCCGCTTTCACCGGTTTTGTCTTCCCCGGGTCTTCACACGGGCCACGCGCGCTGCAGCACGGCGCCCAATTCCTGCGCGTGCCCATCCAACGTGCCGAACACGCGGCCATGTTGATGATGGAAGCGGCTGGCGATGAAGCGCTCTGCGTCGTCGGGGTGAGCGTGGGACAGCATCAGCGCGGCCTGCGCGGTGAGTGCCAGCCCCTGGGCGATGCGGCGGGCGGAGGTCTCCTGGATGTCGCCCGGCTGATGCAGCATCGCCTGCAGTGCGGCCAGTTCGGCGCGTACGGCACGGTGCCCTTGCGCGCGCTCGCCGATGTCGTGCACCAGGCGCAGCGCGTCGTCCGGCGTGCGGGCGATGGCGCGCAGCACGTCCAGGCACATCACGTTGCCCGAGCCTTCCCAGATGGAGTTGACCGGCGCCTCGCGGTACAGGCGCGCCATCGGCCCCTCTTCCACATAGCCGTTGCCGCCCCAGACTTCCATCGCCTCGCCCGTGGCTTCGATGGCGCGTTTGCAGACCCAGAACTTGGCGGCGGGTGTGACGATGCGTTTCCAGGCGGCCGCCAGCGGGTC contains these protein-coding regions:
- a CDS encoding IclR family transcriptional regulator produces the protein MTDTDDAPNLLFNQSLEKGLAVLGAFNAQRRTMTIAEVAAAVGINKSSAQRMVYTLEQLGYLRKHPQTRRYQLTPAVMKIGFNYLAADTLIDVANPFLSELTKVTTETSCLTEPDQDEMVYVARFVSAHFVPVHMPIGSRIPMYCTASGRAYLAALPVPEAQAIVEKSHRVAHTMHTRTEVADIMETLRETRQRGYAINREELFLGDMTIAAPIVSGNGRALGAIHLVAPTGRWTPEEMENKLGPALLQSARAICTSVRALG
- a CDS encoding thioesterase family protein, which gives rise to MTLPLLNDFPLQATDKLRYGDTDRQGHINNAVFATYLETGRVELLFNPDNPLAAPGCEFVIAQLVLDFRNEILWPGSVQIGTRVAHIGRSSVKLEQAIFQNGRCAATSQSVIVQIDVATRQSAAITDSARARLAALVVTPAGAETE
- a CDS encoding DNA-binding transcriptional regulator produces the protein MTKTRFKSDAAAAIHSAASGLHRAKLIDKTTMREYDELCLEPVPEFDAQAIARIRKSVNVSQSVFAAYLNTTTSTVRQWEQGDKKPSGIAARLLQLVQKHGLAVFS
- a CDS encoding type II toxin-antitoxin system RelE/ParE family toxin — translated: MTPSVQRVFKTKWFSKAAKTAGIHDIDLCRAAKQLMQGMGDDLGGNVWKKRLDQNRRRGIVVNKIGHSWFFVFLFAKSDRDNIDGRELKAFRKLAADFGGLRDAEVDSLIALKELVEICHD
- a CDS encoding VOC family protein; translated protein: MKIDHIAFAAQSLDQAHAYALQRFGVKLPAGGKHPLMGTHNLVTRIAPGIFLEFIAIDPEAPAPNRTRWFALDRLMQEGKLEDAPLLFGWVASLPGLARNAIESPQHELLEVSRGGLRWHFFHRKDGEAEAGGCLPAMIDWAGGNSPVDNMQDVGLHLNQFQLAHPEMAAIRAKLDGLGWDAACPENRYVAFADAAQPALTLVLDTPNGRVQIEGGGV
- a CDS encoding LysR substrate-binding domain-containing protein, producing the protein MAKNLDITLVRTFVAVAENASMTVAANALHLTQGAVSQQIKRLEDAFECRLFERDGRRLELTHAGERFLGRAKRLLALNDEVWADMAARPLQGPVRLGVPYDLVGTILPPIFKAFTEAWPSVELTIVCGTSPELAEGIARGELDVAVVEAPVDEATGECLCVERLVWVGARGGNVHAKRPLPLSMVDESCAFRARVLKVLGEHGIEWRTVFESGNIEATTATVRTGLAVTAWLTPTVPADLDIIGPEAGLPELPMFAISLLLPAQGASAAAQALGQCIREGFSTRHRVGERRVIGTGWDRAA
- a CDS encoding LysE family translocator produces the protein MPADLLPSIAPLVLFAVVSTVSPGGATTLATASGSQFGFRRSIPLMVGIAVGLASLAAGASAGLAGLLLAAPGLLLVMKAAGSAYLLWLAWKVARSGPPNLNANATVPTTLLGGACLLWLNPKGWAMALGAAASFAMLANGPLKLAMLLGATFGLAALASLSLWCAAGIVLARLLKTPRQWRVLNAVLGVLLATSIAPMWMS
- a CDS encoding coniferyl aldehyde dehydrogenase; amino-acid sequence: MRAAHQTDMLPAWPVRRDRLERLKRLVMDNRDAIVQAVSADFGNRSRQETELLEIFPSVDGIKHALSHGKRWMRVQRRGVSLWFRPASTRLIPQPLGVAGIVVPWNYPIYLTIGPLVSALTAGNRAMVKLSEYTPRFSALFADLVERHFAADEVRVINGDAAVAEAFSRLPFDHLLFTGSTNVGHHVMRAAADNLTPVTLELGGKSPTIIGPDADFDRAVERTLVGKLLNAGQTCVAPDYVLLPAGTEQRFIEAARKLVGKMYPNMASNRDYTTIISPRHFQRMTSLADEAREQGAQVLPLTNTAPSADTRQFPPALITGGTDAMRVMQEEIFGPLLPLVPYRTLGEAIDYINARPRPLALYLFERNGSTVDRVMASTIAGGVCINETLLHVAQDDLPFGGVGASGMGAYHGIHGFERFSKMKPVFKQAKLNGLGMFRAPYGKTFDSMMKLLMR
- a CDS encoding GMC family oxidoreductase N-terminal domain-containing protein gives rise to the protein MANDSLTFDYVIVGAGSAGCALAARLTEDPDVTVALLEAGPHDHHFSVWVPAGCAASLPFKNKRNYGFETVPQPGLGGRQGYQPRGRGLGGSSSLNAMIYIRGTHNDYDHWAALGCTGWGWNDVLPYFKRSEGNERFAGRDDDALHGGTGPLHVSDLRTGNPIARRFVDAAAAAGYRCNDDFNGPDQEGVGPYQVTQYNGERWNAARAYLHGGDKTDTTYNRGRRQLTVLPDTQALRIVFEGKRATGVVVDRGGRTETLQARREVIVSSGAFGSPQLLMASGVGPAEHLRSLGIPVVQDLPGVGQNLQDHLDIILHKKTFNLDLIGYSLRGSVHMLGEILRYRRERRGMIATNFAEAGGFIKSRPDLAEPDLQLHFVVAMADNHNRTFNYGHGYSCHVCVLRPKSRGEVRLATTDTRDAPLIDPKFLSDPDDMNGMLAGFRAVKRIFAQQPLAELGGRELYSSGIRGDGSDDEAVRALIRQHADTIYHPVGTCKMGSADDAMAVVDPELRVRGVSGLRVVDGSVMPTLIGGNTNAPIIMIAERAADLIRQGGRPTLNVAAGTSAQTTAAAVH
- a CDS encoding amino acid ABC transporter substrate-binding protein → MLFPARTWLLAALAVPAAFFAVSASNAVASTPTLDRIRDSGTVRVAYREDSIPFSYLDGTKPVGYTIDICSRLIDSLRTSLKRPDLKVQYMPVTAATRMDVITSGKADMECGSTNNSPDRREKVAFTIPHYITKGRMLVKANSGIQQWEDLNGKTVVAARGSTNAELARKLNESGMTMRVVDANDLRSAFAMLADGRANAFAGDDILLSGMRATAKNPADFTVAGKTQLVSSYAIMLSKQDPEFKKMIDQSMTRLIVDGEVPKLYKKWFQQPIPPNGVNLEVPMSYLLRDSFNTPTDSAGN
- a CDS encoding amino acid ABC transporter substrate-binding protein — protein: MPHPTRALLAAGLALCAFQALAASPVLDRIRDTGTVRLAYRENSVPFSYLDAGKPVGYSIDLCARLVDAIKVAVKRPDLKALKVEYVAVTPATRIAAVTEGKADLECGSTNNTRERREKVAFTIPHYIASSRMLVKTSAGIHRWEDLNNKTVVSTRGSTNGGQIRAMADARVLKVNLIEAKDHAEAFGMVAAGKADAFAMDDVLLYGFRATSPNPADYAVVGSNLAVAPYAIMLGKDDAEFKKVIDLAMSRTILDGEAEKLYKKWFQQPIPPNGVHLDIPMSFLLRDSFKFPTDKVAD